One Tachypleus tridentatus isolate NWPU-2018 chromosome 3, ASM421037v1, whole genome shotgun sequence DNA window includes the following coding sequences:
- the LOC143247860 gene encoding DCN1-like protein 5 isoform X2, whose product MPTILLETLEDKNQTSKDVDTARDMLQLLLGKNWPLYSLFQQFLQQSKYKVINKDQWCNIFQFSRIIQPDLSNYNEDGVISVTTFTVQLN is encoded by the exons GACACTAGAAGATAAAAACCAAACAAGTAAGGATGTGGACACAGCCAGGGATATGCTCCAACTGCTACTGGGTAAAAACTGGCCTCTATACAGCTTGTTCCAACAGTTCCTTCAG cAGTCCAAGTACAAAGTTATCAACAAAGACCAGTGGTGTAACATCTTCCAGTTCAGTCGCATTATTCAACCTGATCTGTCAAACTACAATGAGGATGGTGTTATAAGTGTGACTACATTTACAGTACAattaaactga